Proteins found in one Magnolia sinica isolate HGM2019 chromosome 5, MsV1, whole genome shotgun sequence genomic segment:
- the LOC131247125 gene encoding uncharacterized protein LOC131247125, with protein MEETEPPFTSEIMDEVMPSRFRMPPVIQFSRSGDPSEHVESYRSWMQIQSATDAMMCRAFSITLSESARSWYRQLKPKSISSFSELSRMFLTQFISGKKSWKPTTHLFTLKQGNKEPLKDYIARFNEELLLVEDYNDKMTLSAMFSGLKEGKFTFSIGKNPPTTLAELISRAQKYTNAEEFSNSCRNIKAAKASSKEKRSRNKEPQSSNKKPDDRAPRNHGPSRRPEGKFRSYTSLNISTG; from the coding sequence atggaagagaccgagcctcccttcacctcagaaatcatGGACGAGGTGATGCCATcgaggttcaggatgcctccTGTCATCCAATTCTCCAGATCCGGAGACCCCTCGGAGCATGTGGAGTCATACCGTTCGTGGATGCAGATCCAGTCAGCCACAGATGCCATGATGTGTCGAGCCTTCTCAATAACTCTCTCCGAGTCTGCTCGGAGTTGGTACCGACAACTTAAACCAAAATCGATCAGCTCCTTCTCAGAGCTCAGCAGAAtgttccttacccagttcatctcTGGTAAGAAGAGTTGGAAGCCGACTACCCATCTGTTCACCCTCAAGCAGGGGAACAAAGAACCGTTGAAGGATTATATTGCCCGCTTCAACGAGGAGCTATTATTAGTGGAAGATTACAACGACAAAATGACGCTTTCGGCCATGTTTAGCGGACTCAAAGAAGGGAAGTTTACCTTCTCAATCGGGAAAAATCCACCGACTACCTTGGCCGAGCTCATTAGCAGGGCTCAGAAGTATACCAATGCCGAGGAATTCTCCAACTCCTGCAGGAACATTAAAGCAGCCAAAGCATCGTCAAAAGAAAAGAGGTCGAGGAACAAAGAACCTCAGTCATCCAACAAAAAACCTGATGACCGAGCCCCTCGTAATCATGGGCCGAGCCGGAGGCCCGAAGGCAAATTCCGTTCTTACACCTCTCTCAACATCTCTACGGGGTAG
- the LOC131247126 gene encoding uncharacterized protein LOC131247126, whose product MSSPQTTKEIQCLTGRVAALERFICRATDRCLPFFQQLKGYKKMEWTSKCEQAFQELKQYLGSPLLLLKPKEGEPLLLYLAVSALAISSALIREVGNKQYPVYYMSKEMVPAKTKYPSIEKLAISLVFSARRLQLGDIDIQYRPKIAIKGQAVADFIVEFTIPNNDNKAEAAPATQLVLMPAKDQELERRWFLYVNGSSIAKRAGGGIVLVALDSTTSQYAIRLDFRASNNEAQYEALLAGLRLAASLGVLSLEVRCDSQLMVNHIFTGYEAKEIRIVAYLAETQKLIERFWSCTINHIPRAENSWADALARLASATEGKIPRIILVKFMKSSSIDQLGREMANAVETTPSWMDPIYNYLVSGKVPQDRLKAQRLKIRAARYIILDGILYKKGYSQPYLRCLRPEEADYVIEKSTRVSR is encoded by the exons ATGAGCTCCCCACAAACAACGAAGGAAATCCAATGCCTAACTGGCCGAGTGGCAGCACTTGAGCGGTTTATCTGCAGAGCTACCGAtaggtgtctccccttcttccaacAACTGAAAGGTTACAAGAAAATGGAATGGACCTCTAAATGCGAGCAGGCATTTCAGGAGCTGAAGCAATACTTGGGTTCGCCTCTCTTACTGTTGAAACCAAAAGAGGGTGAGCCCCTACTCTTGTACTTGGCAGTTTCAGCCTTGGCCATCAGCTCTGCACTCATCAGGGAGGTAGGAAATAAACAATATCCTGTCTACTACATGAGCAAAGAAATGGTGCCCGCAAAGACTAAATACCCGAGCATCGAAAAGTTAGCTATCAGCTTAGTTTTTTCAGCTCGAAGGCTTC AACTCGGGGATATTGACATCCAATACCGTCCAAAGATTGCGATTAAGGGCCAGGCGGTGGCTGACTTCATAGTCGAATTCACTATCCCGAACAACGATAACAAAGCAGAAGCAGCCCCTGCAACGCAGCTAGTCCTAATGCCCGCCAAGGATCAGGAGTTGGAGCGGAGGTGGTTCCTTTATGTCAACGGGTCTTCCATTGCCAAGCGAGCTGGGGGAGGAATCGTCTTGGTCGCACTCGACTCTACGACCAGTCAATATGCCATCAGGCTCGATTTTAGAGCTTCCAATAACGAAGCCCAATATGAAGCCTTGTTGGCGGGACTAAGATTGGCGGCGAGTCTAGGGGTTTTGTCCCTTGAAGTACGATGTGATTCCCAACTTATGGTGAACCATATTTTCACAGGGTACGAAGCCAAGGAAATTAGGATCGTAGCTTATCTGGCCGAGACCCAAAAATTGATTGAGAGGTTCTGGAGTTGCACCATCAACCATATTCCGAGGGCAGAGAACTCTTGGGCTGATGCCCTTGCAAGGTTAGCCTCGGCCACGGAGGGAAAGATCCCTCGGATCATTCTCGTAAAATTCATGAAGAGCTCGAGTATCGACCAATTGGGACGAGAAATGGCTAACGCGGTCGAGACTACACCaagttggatggacccaatctaCAACTACCTTGTATCTGGTAAGGTTCCTCAGGACAGGCTGAAGGCTCAACGCTTGAAGATCAGAGCAGCCCGATACATTATCCTGGATGGGATCTTATATAAGAAGGGGTACTCACAACCATACCTCAGATGCCTTCGACCCGAAGAAGCGGATTATGTGATAGAGAAATCCACAAGGGTATCACGGTAA
- the LOC131246497 gene encoding xyloglucan endotransglucosylase protein 2-like: protein MASSFYILLCLSTLLFPSLIMAAPPRKPVDVPFSTNYVPTWAFDHINYINGGSEVHLKLDNYTGTGFQSKGSYLFGHFSMRIKMVPGDSAGTVTAFYLSSQNSEHDEIDFEFLGNRTNQPYIVQTNVFTGGKGNREQRIYLWFDPTKDYHSYSVLWNMYQIAFFVDDVPIRVFKNSKDLGVRFPFNQPMKIYSSLWNADDWATRGGLEKTDWSKAPFVASYKGFHIDGCEASVMATYCETQGKRWWDQKEFQDLDALQYRRLQWVRQKYTIYNYCTDRSRFPTMAAECKRDRDV, encoded by the exons ATGGCGTCCTCTTTTTACATCCTTCTATGCCTCTCTACCTTGCTTTTCCCCTCCCTTATCATGGCTGCTCCACCAAGAAAGCCAGTAGATGTTCCCTTCTCCACAAACTATGTTCCTACATGGGCCTTTGATCACATCAACTACATCAATGGTGGCTCTGAAGTTCATCTCAAGTTAGATAACTACACAG GCACTGGCTTTCAATCCAAGGGCTCATATTTATTTGGCCACTTCAGCATGAGAATAAAAATGGTCCCAGGAGATTCAGCTGGAACAGTTACCGCATTCTAT CTTTCATCACAGAACTCAGAGCATGATGAGATAGATTTTGAGTTCCTGGGAAACAGGACAAACCAACCTTACATAGTACAGACAAATGTATTTACTGGAGGGAAAGGAAACAGAGAGCAGAGGATTTATCTGTGGTTTGATCCAACTAAAGACTATCATTCATACTCAGTGCTGTGGAACATGTATCAGATAGC tttcTTTGTAGATGATGTCCCTATCAGAGTATTCAAAAATAGCAAGGACTTGGGGGTGAGATTTCCCTTCAATCAGCCCATGAAGATCTATTCCAGCCTTTGGAATGCTGATGACTGGGCCACCCGAGGTGGGCTTGAGAAGACTGACTGGAGCAAGGCCCCCTTTGTGGCCTCTTACAAAGGCTTCCATATCGACGGTTGTGAGGCCTCCGTCATGGCGACCTATTGTGAGACCCAAGGCAAGCGTTGGTGGGACCAGAAAGAATTCCAAGACCTGGATGCTCTACAGTACAGGAGGTTGCAGTGGGTCCGACAGAAATACACCATTTACAACTATTGTACGGACAGATCAAGGTTCCCTACCATGGCAGCCGAATGCAAGAGGGACAGGGATGTCTAA